The segment CGATGATGGTGGTGATTGTATCACACATTACTCCGGTCTGTTCAAACTTCCTGGGCTTTAAAGAGCAGCACTCTGCTCGTAAACGTCTAATAAATAGATTcatgtcaataaaaatcaataaaacttaTTTTACCCACAGCAACCATCCCTTATTCTGGAAGAAGAATTTAAAAGCGTCCCTACGatgtttgtaataataattctcatacttaaaaacatgtttcctgCTTCGAATGTGGCTGAGAAACGGcaggaagaacacaaaggtAGTTCTGATGTGAGACGGCGTGTCGGTGTGTACTGGGTCCGACAGCGTCAGTGTTTGTTGTCGGCCGACGGCGGCGCCTCCTGCAGGAACGGGGTGAAGGAGGAGCGGACGGTGCGTCCGCAGAGAGGCTGCTGGACGCGGAAGTTGTTCACCATGCTCTTCTGGACTTCCTCCTCTGCCGACGTGAACAGGAGGCTCCGGAAGACGGCCAgctgaaaggaggaagaggaggaggaggtgaaggaggcgGTCAGACGTGACAGGTAATGTTTACGGGCTCGTTCACTCAGAGGCTGCACGTCCTCGAGACAAACTACAGGAATGCTGTCGTACACGTGGACACACCTCAACATGACGTGAGGAGGATCGGCGCCGCGTGGTTGAACATACAAAGAGAGAGGTCAGCGCCCTCTGGTGGCTGGTTTAAATATCACCTCAGCTCAAACGTGTTTGTATGAATGTCCAATATTCTGTCAGCCTTTAATCAACTCTACAAACAAAAAGACGTTTGGTACAACATGATATAAGGAAGATGATCAACCTTTACACATGTAGGCCTGACTTACAGATGTAGAGCCACGGATTCAGAGTGACCCCGAAAGTCTGGACATgtctccgtcacgtcacgtcCTGCATCGACTTGAAACCCACCGGGAAACacagcgtttcagaagcgtttctctctccacactttgttcacttgctcagattttctcattttcctggttcatgttcttctaaacatgctacgtacttcatttgtttctcttttgttttgtttttatgaccggcagtttgcacggaggtgttttattttgaaagttcagcggattctctatgctgtgtctgtgtctggcttcctgtcagttCGAGGCACTCTGTGGAAAGTGACGCAGGCTGCTCGCGGCGTCCGTCAAAAATCacatatattgatatattgacTAGAACGACCGCGTATCGCTGCGGCAACCAGGCCACCCCTAAAGCCTAAAACACtctgcatgcggaacggctccggaACAGCTCTGCCGCCGCGACGGAgtcgatacgtttcaatgttagtcagtgtgtcagctctcaCAGTCTCCGGTtccgctgcgtcacggctctgGACCGACcgcggcgtccggcagccctccgcaacacatacgcagagcttctattgttcacggacgccggagcacggagcataaattcagctcagagcagattgtgcaggaaaggaaatcagctacaaaacacaaaataaaacccctgtttattttcaaaataaaatacgccgtgttcactgtggatcaagtttcattacaagaacacgtcataatgggcggggccgacctgaagtcaacaggtgaggggttttcaggtgtaatcattgatgacacctcacatcctttttataaggacaccagaaaaaagatgtggcgtggaatgtcatcgcaggagtcaaagagactacagccggaaatatcgcacgattatgcgtgaattcacgagatctcgCGACGCTCAGtggccggcggagacgcacctgagcgcatcacaaacggattagTGTGAGTTGGCAGACagcggagtacgcagccgttccgcatgctgtgtgttttaggggtaAAATACACTCCGCCACGGCGATGGAGCTGTTacgtttcaattttagtcagtgtgtcagctcacgCAGTCTCCGTTCCCGCTACAGTGTATTTAAAGTGTAACGCTGCGGACACGCGTCCGGTGGAGTTTGAGTCGATCCAACTTCTCGAAAAAAACCACCAGTTTCATCTTTTAAAGCAGCGTCGAGGCAGCGCCAGTGTGAGgatcacttttctgtttttaaagcacGGCGCGTGAAATGACTTTTCTCAGACTCGCTGATttctccagcacacacacacacacacatacacacacacacacacacacacacacacacctggtcgTGGCTGACTTCGATGTGCTGCTTCATGACGATCCAGGTGACGGACTCGGTCAGAGGAGGCGTGGTCAGAGAGCCGTGGTACGTCCAGTAATCGTCGGTGTTGGAGGGTAACAGACAGGCGGGGTCGAACCTGGTGAACTCCACCACActgtcctgcacacacacacacacacacacacacacagtgttttataaCTTCATCTCACCAGACAAACATCAACCTTATCAAACATTAGTGGTGATAACATCGACCTCCAGCCGTAGCTCCTCGGGCGGGTCACTGCTGATCGCTCCGAGCTGGAGGCTCAAAACTAAAGGTGGGGGCAGTGGTTAGCTCAGCAGGTAGAGCGTGCACCTCCCGAGGGTTCAACTCCAACCTGCAGCCAGACCTACATCTTTATcatctattatttttttatgaattgtCTGCAGATTTCAGTCTGAGCAGTCCTGTAGTGTCTCTACTGAATCACTGGGGGGCGTAGCTTCCCACCTTCTCATGAGGTGCTGCTCATACTCGGGCGTTTCATCACTGTGTGGACTCACCTTGTGTCTGATGGCGGGCAGAGCGTCGACCAGTTTCTGCAGCCCCTCGTGACGTTTCCCCACCTGAAGATGACACGGCGACACGTTAACACAGACATCAGGTAACGTACGCGGCATCAAAGCGACGAGACGTTTCGGCTCTTATCCGTGAGGCCTCCTCAGTTCAAACTTAAGTCGTCATGTGACTCACGGGTGACCAGCGGCCGTGATCAGATCTgaatgttaaggaaaggagcttcactgcttcctttttcttgtctcctttagcagaggagacaccggaccatcctttaggaaaggaaaggagatgaTGCCATCGACTTTACACTGTCTATCTCAGATGTGGGTTTTGTAGTCCATCCtttgaactttgtagttttaccacagatcaaTAACATCTACCGTCACATCATGACGTTGCGTCTCCTCCTAACTCCTCGTGAGCTCTCCTTCACaactttccttgacctcatgatgttttccatcaaggtcaaggaaaagtgtttaggaaaggacaaaGTAAAGGACAACTTAGGCCAATCAGACGATCGGAGCGGTCACAGTGTGCTCCCCATCGACCAGTCTGAACTGAGGAAGTCTCACAGACGAGCTGAAATGTCTTCAAGGAACTCAACAAGTTGGACTGAAACATGAAACgtgtgatagtgtgtgtgtgtgtgtgtgtgtgtgtgtgcgcaggtgtgtgttgtataCCTTTAGAAAGACTCCAATAACAGCCAGTCCATTGTCCTCCATCACTGCTTCCTCGAACAAGCTGTACTTGTCAGAGTTCCAGTGGACCAAGTGGAGCTGAAACACAAACCACAACCTGTTTACAACCTGTTTACAACCTGTTTACAACCTGTTCACAACCTGTTCACAACCCCTCTGCTCTGATCCCCGTCCTGCTCATTCCTTTGTACCTTCATGAtttgtcttttcaaaataaaacctggaTTATGCTCCCAAACGAACACACATGGATAAGATGGATAAGGCACCTGGAGCTGGAGATTGTGGGTTGGACTGTTTCATTGTTTAAAAAACTCAATCCACCATGGACAGTCGGGTAACCGTGGAGAGATATCGATTCACCTTCCAGCcctaaacatgtttatttctgctgcgaagttggacatttggacatggggacttatggagactgactcacttctggagccagcctcaggtggacgttagaggaactgcagttttggtaCTTTTGCATTGATTTCTAGCCGTTgatctttgccttttttttttagattaacccGGAGGCGGCAGAGGCACAAAAACCTTTGGGCGACGtcacgtccattctttatatcGTCAGTGGTCGCGCTCCTCTTCTTACTCCTAATACTGCCACACAGtttgtgaacaaaaacaaacatactttgCAGAATTTGGTGAAAAACTGTGACACATTTGGAGAGAACGCCACCGAGGCACCGGGACGCATCCTGAAATAAGTTCTGTGGGTCAACACGCGGACAGTTCTGGcttcatgtttatattttacacTGAAACTTTTGTCTGTGACGTTTCAATCATCGACCTGAAGTCGActgaaaaaagtcattttctgtcacCTGACAGAGACCGAACATTAACATGTAAAGAGTCAGTCAggactgtgtacacacacacacacacacacacacacacactcagtgtcaGTATTTTTCCAGAGCGACCCGcgaacagaaaagaaaaagtgagtcaacattttctgtttgaacaGCAAAGATTTGTTTTCTTCGTCTCCTTTTAACGTCTGTGGAAACTTTTTTCATTCGATAGCCCAgtcacatgaccacacacacacacacacacacacacacacacacacactggtgttttatttaaaggaacAACAGAGGGTGTATATGACACCGCTATAGATCGACAAGATACAGacgctttgtgtgtgtgttgcttcactgacctgtgatcagctgaacggtgtctctgtcattcgtacgtctgttctctcACTatggctgtgtccgaaatcactccctaaccactatgtagtgcactatatagtgaccacgccattttgtagtggtgtccgaaagtttagtgtccactatatagtcactgcatgtatcccacaattcaccgcgaaatgtagtgaacatccgatggtcactaaccgaagcaagatatcccatcatgcattgccagaagttGTCTGGGCgtggaaaggaaataaattgaaattaaaaaagtaaataaaaagtaaatatttgaattattgataaaacacaaacagccagactgacagtagatggcatttctatagcgctacaggagttttctaaaataacggCGTATGTTTTTTTcggcggatggatgagaggatgaggatgaagcttaaatagaaaacaaaacacgaaaataaaacatacaggacagtaatcaaaagactctaatttaataaaaatgcagtagtaaatggacaagNNNNNNNNNNNNNNNNNNNNNNNNNNNNNNNNNNNNNNNNNNNNNNNNNNNNNNNNNNNNNNNNNNNNNNNNNNNNNNNNNNNNNNNNNNNNNNNNNNNNNNNNNNNNNNNNNNNNNNNNNNNNNNNNNNNNNNNNNNNNNNNNNNNNNNNNNNNNNNNNNNNNNNNNNNNNNNNNNNNNNNNNNNNNNNNNNNNNNNNNNNNNNNNNNNNNNNNNNNNNNNNNNNNNNNNNNNNNNNNNNNNNNNNNNNNNNNNNNNNNNNNNNNNNNNNNNNNNNNNNNNNNNNNNNNNNNNNNNNNNNNNNNNNNNNNNNNNNNNNNNNNNNNNNNNNNNNNNNNNNNNNNNNNNNNNNNNNNNNNNNNNNNNNNNNNNNNNNNNNNNNNNNNNNNNNNNNNNNNNNNNNNNNNNNNNNNNNNNNNNNNNNNNNNNNNNNNNNNNNNNNNNNNNNNNNNNNNNNNNNNNNNNNNNNNNNNNNNNNNNNNNNNNNNNNNNNNNNNNNNNNNNNNNNNNNNNNNNNNNNNNNNNNNNNNNNNNNNNNNNNNNNNNNNNNNNNNNNNNNNNNNNNNNNNNNNNNNNNNNNNNNNNNNNNNNNNNNNNNNNNNNNNNNNNNNNNNNNNNNNNNNNNNNNNNNNNNNNNNNNNNNNNNNNNNNNNNNNNNNNNNNNNNNNNNNNNNNNNNNNNNNNNNNNNNNNNNNNNNNNNNNNNNNNNNNNNNNNNNNNNNNNNNNNNNNNNNNNNNNNNNNNNNNNNNNNNNNNNNNNNNNNNNNNNNNNNNNNNNNNNNNNNNNNNNNNNNNNNNNNNNNNNNNNNNNNNNNNNNNNtcagtttgttagctgctgttagctcagtctgttagctgctgttagctcagtctgttagctcatgttagctcagtctgttagctgctgttagctcatgttagctcagtctgttagctgctgttagctcatgttagctcagtctgttagctgctgttaactcatgtaagctcagtttgttagctcctgttagctcatgttagctcagtttgttagctgctgttagctcatgttagctcagtctgttagctgctgttagctcatgttagctcagtctgttagctgctgttagctcagtctgttagctggggGCATGGGTGAACATGACGGGCTggtgtaaccgggctcagcagcttctatggacatgatggcagaggagcagagagtgaagaggacgctgacggaggaagctaagaagagaaaaggagagagtgagcgagcaagaagccgccggacaagagtaaatgtgggactgacttttagtggttggtgagagcttggtgaaataaaaggctgaaagacagacgccgagctgggctgactgctgctggactaggcagtgagatcagctgctgctgtgtgaaaatgttatttggCAATATGTCGTTCAACTTTAGCCTCTATACGAACAATAAAGCAAAGAGAGAACTTAGTggagcgagttgctgccccaaacgaaggagttcaagtatctctggGTCCTGTTCACGACCGGACCGTTGCTGTCCATCTTGTCCTACATCCAACCCTCTGTTCtgggcacatccaactgggaggagaccccggggcagacccagaaccagctggagggactacatagcccatctagcctgggaacgcctcggggTCCTCCAGGAGGACACCAGGAGCTGCCACCGCGACCCGACCCAACCCCGGATATGAGGAAGAGAGCGGATGAATCTCTTTTACTGTGTTCTCAGTATTGTGTCCACACCCTCTGTGCAAGCTCACATCATCGTCTGCGTACCTCTGCAGGAAACAGCCTCCGGTCCAGCGTGTGCTCCGACCCCCAGGCGTTGCTCTCGCCCCAGTGGAAGTGGAACTGGCACAGCCTGAACTTGTCTTGCAGGGGTCCCCCTTTCAGCGCTGCACCGCAAAGCAAAAAGGACACGTCGGTCAGTGCTCGTCCTCGGGAGGAATCTAACCTCTGACAGTCTGGTGGTTTTTAGTGtctgcttcctcctccacaAAGGAGGAAATGATCGCAGGACGTCTGAGGAACAGGTTGTTCAGGCGGTAACTCTAACTGAGAGACATTCAGGTAACTTTAACTGTATTACACCTGTAACGAGTTTATCAAGAGACTCGGAGGAGATACAGCCAAGTCAACAAGTTGCTCTTgcattcatgtttctgtttattcaaATCCTGCTTTTGTTCTCTGACGAGGTCACGTGACCCTGGAGAAGCTTTAAAACCCCAGAATACGTTTTTATTTGATGGTTTTGGAAAGTCGGTGCTGCCCAGTAATTAAACCTTTAAAGACAGACTACATGGTAGCTgctgaggtcagaggacagacacGTGAGTCACGCGACGGTCAGCAGATCCACGTATGTAAGTGTAGCATTGATTACTGGATTACTGGAGAGATAATCCTCTCGTGTAGATGAAAACATGCATTCCTGTTCAGACTTAAAGGGGACTCACGCTTAACAAACACTCACTGGACTTGTCCGAAGTGTCGTCATACTCCACCAGGAAGGAGTAACCGTTGTTCCAGATCTGTTGGCAGGTCTGCGGGTCGTAGTCGGTCACCAGAGGCTTCAGCTGCGAGTCAAAGACGCTCTTTCGCACGACGATGTCGATGGGAGACTGGCGGTCGCCTCCGGGTACCGCGAGCGGCCCCTGCCACATGGGATGCACtgcgaggaagaagaaggaaaggagtCAGAGAAATTTAAAACTTCAACGGAAGCTTCCCGTGGAAAGCGCTGACACGTACTCTTCATGTTGTGCTCGGCCGCTTCCTGCATTTTTCTCAAACAGTCCATtttggaaaaacagaaatcagagtCGCCacgtaaaaaataataaaaaataaatcattcagcAGTGTCGCTTCAGGACGGAGCTcgacctcctccttcttcttcgaGACGTTTCAAGTGACTGAATGAAAAAGGAGCAACACTACTTCCTTCTCAGTCCacttacttcttttttttcctagaaggaaattacaaaatataagagagagagagagagtgtgagagagagaagtgggcCGGCTGTACAGAAAGTGACATGAGGAATGTCCTGGCACGCCCCCAGCTCTCTCCCACAGCGTGGGGGAATCAAACCAACGACCTCTGGACGGTCCAAAAGCAGCCAGCCCGAAGCCAATGTCGCTCCACAGATCTGATTTGTAATTACCTCCccccaaaagaaagaaaaaagccaaCCAGTCGTGCTCGTTTCTCCCTTTAAATCCTctcaaaggaaacaaaacatcgTCAAAGGACACAAAAGCAAGCGCACTCCATTGTTTTTCGCTGAACAGGTCTGACTGGGAGATGACCTTCATCCTCGTCGGGTTTCAGCGGCTCCTCCTCGGGGAGTCGGCCGTGAGTTTGTCCTGATTCATCACCCACGTTGTCGGCCAGATGTGATGAGTCAGCAAAAGATAAACGTGGATGAAGACGCCGGCCTGTCAAAGCTGAAACACCCCTATCGAGCAGTAACCCTTCTTtcatgttttagtttatttactGGAAAGTGTTTTGTGTTACTATGACAACCGGCAAAGGTGAACCCTAGGTTCAGGTTTTAAATGAGGCACATCGAGAGTCCTGGTCCCTCTACGACATCCTGTTCAAACATACACGTCGTTAACGTGTTTTAACACACGTGTTGATTTTTCACGTTAAAAACACGTTAACGATCTCACACATTCTGAGTTCAAACGGGTCAGTGTCGTAGGTTCccattggtggacctgaggcgggctgaatgacgcctggttgctcaaacaagccacctgtgacgaCACTCACCTGTTACAGGGTTCTTGCaccattttaaaagtcaaatttaatgCTTTAaatcaggggtccccaaactttttttcgtgcgggccacatcaacttgcctttctgtgatggggtcagtctataaccggaaatgatatcagtcccaccaggatttcacagccttttttgaaatagttgcggcctaaaatccctgatgtttagggatgtaacgatgcatcgtgacacgattaaaatcggtacaaatgtgtgacgactcgcatcggttgacagaaaaaatgaatcgcgattcttggcgaatgcgagagaagtaggatatgttctttttcgttttttaaaaaattagaaataggttacgttgtggctgcagcttccactgccacgtctgcctgtctgtgtctcacacacacacacacacacacacacacacacacagtagtggtaatcggcgtcaggcctgactgtactgtaaatgataccataacacagatcctccaggaattcacgatgttgcgatttgcaacttcaacgcaacttcagtgaatccccgtgaattcaggggtgttgcaattttaaccaatcatcgcaacttccgcgcagtctgcacgggggattaaactcgggtcagggacggccgcaccgtgcgggaggatcccctcgtgggacctctccccggcgctggctggcccccgccgggcgcatttcctccgaggtggtgcgccgcgaccggttaatgagctatcatcttgttgtttttattttcagttagctcatacttcaagctgaaaggtaatggtcagatcagctgcttgctggcagccctaataagaacacaaactgcttgagagtttctgtaaagagagatttttttcctacaaataaaaagataattttatttggtcagaatttgtctgtagcttattttgataaaaaaaaaaatcgtgaaaaaaatCGTAAcgtgaacaaaaaaatcgtgactcaaatcaagtcgtgagttgagtgtatcgttacatctctactgatgttgcatgaggttttcaaaaaaattgtggttaaagttgctttttacatttttgttgcgattttgttacgggaggaagtgaaagttgcgatacgttgcgattcgacagtcgcggagagggcgcaacgagcactaagtccacagCCCCGGGAAGCGCCGAggtcctggtggatcgactttcTCTGTGAGATTACGTCCatgtagagttgtcacgataccaaaatgagtaaccatgatactataccagacaaagtatcacggcgtcttttttttattattattatttttatgaactgcaatgtatctGTAcgttataaatacttattagtTACGTATAATGTTGTTcggtgcatgataaacataatactggtgaagtaagaattagactgaaacaagtttgaaacaaccagtttgtttttttgagcaaaattaatGGTTGCCACTGACAACGCTGCCGCGGCAGACTCGgcgctcgggcccggtgctt is part of the Larimichthys crocea isolate SSNF chromosome XX, L_crocea_2.0, whole genome shotgun sequence genome and harbors:
- the ca5a gene encoding carbonic anhydrase 5A, mitochondrial isoform X1 — protein: MVTLTSALRPLASPLRRLVGHAGTQRLTPGRRCSLTACSSRYVLSQMHPMWQGPLAVPGGDRQSPIDIVVRKSVFDSQLKPLVTDYDPQTCQQIWNNGYSFLVEYDDTSDKSTLKGGPLQDKFRLCQFHFHWGESNAWGSEHTLDRRLFPAELHLVHWNSDKYSLFEEAVMEDNGLAVIGVFLKVGKRHEGLQKLVDALPAIRHKDSVVEFTRFDPACLLPSNTDDYWTYHGSLTTPPLTESVTWIVMKQHIEVSHDQLAVFRSLLFTSAEEEVQKSMVNNFRVQQPLCGRTVRSSFTPFLQEAPPSADNKH
- the ca5a gene encoding carbonic anhydrase 5A, mitochondrial isoform X2 translates to MDCLRKMQEAAEHNMKMHPMWQGPLAVPGGDRQSPIDIVVRKSVFDSQLKPLVTDYDPQTCQQIWNNGYSFLVEYDDTSDKSTLKGGPLQDKFRLCQFHFHWGESNAWGSEHTLDRRLFPAELHLVHWNSDKYSLFEEAVMEDNGLAVIGVFLKVGKRHEGLQKLVDALPAIRHKDSVVEFTRFDPACLLPSNTDDYWTYHGSLTTPPLTESVTWIVMKQHIEVSHDQLAVFRSLLFTSAEEEVQKSMVNNFRVQQPLCGRTVRSSFTPFLQEAPPSADNKH